In Streptomyces capitiformicae, one genomic interval encodes:
- a CDS encoding outer membrane protein assembly factor BamB family protein codes for MTQPPPPPNQPPGPPPNQPPAQPPQDTPPQGGFGAPTPPPAGGFGAPTPPPQGPPAAPAGYGYPQTPPPQPGYGYPGQPGQPGPYGQPQQQPGPYGQQPYGQPGQQQPYGYAPPTVPMQPHVAGAPGAPGGKKKVNSTAIIITAAVAAIALIVGGGVYVATSKGEDNTKKETASSEGTTGGEDDTKNGDGGTSSGGGSSSGGVEVPTEAQEKVPSSTAAQILFQVPAHEVANEKDIDSVKGSWLTDTTYAKSALNKIVGYEPDSGKAKWTLDLPGQTCAASREITTEKIAIVVTEEAKRAKDERPPCTQVIAFNVETGKQVWAQSAELSGSKVPFGEVTISGTTVAAAGGYSGGAAFDVNTGKVLWSPKVGECTDEGYAGGAQLVAVRKCGDYGEETFEIQLLDPKTGSVKWSYKLPSGIDRAKIISTQPVVFGVVTGNDIPMTGTSDIFSLDENGKLRAKISIPDKKYNYDCPVRGVWACRGIYVGNDKVYMPTENHDGSGTRYSQTNEIVSFSLATGKSTGDRVDAGNDYELFPIRMDGPNIIAFKDGPYDKGAQVISVDGKTLKQTVLLETPASESVLRAISSMSPSLAELLYTNGRFFLGQDLVSKPYSKGEKEYTALGFGAK; via the coding sequence ATGACCCAGCCGCCGCCCCCGCCGAACCAGCCGCCGGGCCCGCCCCCCAACCAGCCGCCCGCCCAGCCGCCGCAGGACACCCCGCCACAGGGCGGCTTCGGCGCGCCCACGCCCCCGCCGGCCGGGGGCTTCGGCGCCCCGACGCCCCCGCCGCAGGGCCCGCCCGCCGCCCCGGCCGGCTACGGCTACCCGCAGACGCCCCCGCCGCAGCCCGGCTACGGCTACCCCGGCCAGCCCGGCCAGCCGGGCCCGTACGGCCAACCGCAGCAGCAGCCCGGCCCGTACGGTCAGCAGCCCTACGGCCAGCCCGGCCAGCAGCAGCCGTACGGCTACGCGCCGCCGACCGTGCCGATGCAGCCGCACGTCGCGGGCGCCCCGGGCGCTCCCGGCGGCAAGAAGAAGGTCAACTCCACGGCGATCATCATCACCGCGGCGGTCGCGGCCATCGCGCTCATCGTCGGCGGCGGCGTCTACGTCGCCACCTCCAAGGGCGAGGACAACACCAAGAAGGAAACCGCCAGTTCGGAGGGGACGACCGGCGGCGAGGACGACACCAAGAACGGTGACGGCGGCACGTCGTCCGGTGGCGGCTCGTCCTCCGGCGGTGTCGAGGTGCCGACCGAGGCGCAGGAGAAGGTGCCGTCCAGCACCGCCGCGCAGATCCTCTTCCAGGTGCCCGCGCACGAGGTCGCGAACGAGAAGGACATCGACAGCGTCAAGGGCTCCTGGCTCACGGACACGACGTACGCCAAGTCCGCCCTCAACAAGATCGTCGGCTACGAGCCGGACAGCGGCAAGGCCAAGTGGACGCTGGACCTGCCCGGTCAGACCTGCGCGGCCTCCCGTGAGATCACCACGGAGAAGATCGCGATCGTGGTGACCGAGGAGGCCAAGCGCGCCAAGGACGAGCGTCCGCCGTGCACCCAGGTCATCGCGTTCAACGTCGAGACGGGCAAGCAGGTGTGGGCCCAGAGCGCCGAACTCAGCGGCAGCAAGGTGCCGTTCGGCGAGGTCACCATCTCCGGTACGACGGTCGCCGCGGCCGGTGGCTACTCCGGTGGCGCCGCCTTCGACGTCAACACCGGCAAGGTGCTGTGGTCGCCGAAGGTCGGCGAGTGCACGGACGAGGGCTACGCCGGTGGCGCCCAGCTCGTCGCGGTCCGCAAGTGCGGCGACTACGGCGAGGAGACCTTCGAGATCCAGCTGCTCGACCCGAAGACGGGCAGCGTGAAGTGGTCGTACAAGCTGCCCTCCGGCATCGACCGAGCCAAGATCATCTCCACTCAGCCGGTGGTCTTCGGTGTGGTGACCGGCAACGACATCCCGATGACCGGCACCAGCGACATCTTCTCCCTCGACGAGAACGGCAAGCTGCGCGCGAAGATCTCGATCCCGGACAAGAAGTACAACTACGACTGCCCGGTCCGCGGCGTCTGGGCCTGCCGAGGCATCTATGTCGGCAACGACAAGGTGTACATGCCGACCGAGAACCACGACGGCTCCGGCACCAGGTACAGCCAGACCAACGAGATCGTCTCCTTCTCGCTGGCCACCGGTAAGTCGACCGGCGACCGCGTGGACGCGGGCAACGACTACGAGCTGTTCCCGATCCGCATGGACGGGCCGAACATCATCGCCTTCAAGGACGGCCCGTACGACAAGGGCGCCCAGGTCATCTCCGTCGACGGCAAGACGCTCAAGCAGACCGTCCTCCTGGAGACCCCGGCCTCCGAGTCGGTCCTGCGCGCGATCAGCTCCATGTCGCCGAGCCTGGCTGAACTGCTCTACACCAACGGGCGGTTCTTCCTCGGCCAGGATCTCGTCAGCAAGCCGTACTCCAAGGGCGAGAAGGAGTACACGGCGCTCGGCTTCGGGGCGAAGTAA
- a CDS encoding helix-turn-helix transcriptional regulator — MGVRLMVVDDHRLLAEALASALKLRGHRVLAAAAPAAGAAELVITRAPEVCLLGTATPAEPGIFDPVVKIKRERPQVAVLVLGPVPNPRGIAAAFAAGASGYVRHDERIEGVERAIMKARAGEAAVAPQLLQGAFSELLNPAAQPDDEGQRLLQMLTPREVEVLVRVAEGEDTRLIAAGMGIAPSTARTHVQRVLMKLGVGSRLEAAALAARTGLLDRAGPVPHSPPPPDL; from the coding sequence ATGGGAGTGCGGCTCATGGTGGTCGACGACCACCGATTGCTGGCCGAGGCGCTGGCCTCGGCGTTGAAGCTGCGGGGGCACCGGGTGCTGGCAGCGGCGGCACCGGCCGCGGGGGCGGCGGAGCTGGTGATCACCAGGGCACCCGAGGTGTGCCTCCTCGGCACGGCGACACCGGCCGAGCCGGGCATCTTCGACCCGGTGGTGAAGATCAAGCGCGAGCGCCCGCAGGTGGCGGTCCTGGTCCTGGGCCCGGTCCCGAACCCCCGCGGCATCGCCGCGGCCTTCGCGGCGGGCGCCTCGGGCTACGTACGCCATGACGAACGCATCGAGGGCGTCGAGCGGGCCATCATGAAGGCCCGCGCGGGCGAGGCGGCCGTGGCGCCCCAACTACTCCAGGGCGCCTTCAGCGAACTCCTCAACCCGGCGGCCCAACCGGACGACGAGGGCCAGCGGTTGCTCCAGATGCTGACCCCTCGCGAGGTCGAGGTCCTGGTCCGGGTCGCGGAGGGCGAGGACACCCGTCTGATCGCGGCAGGCATGGGAATCGCGCCTTCGACTGCCCGCACGCACGTCCAGCGGGTGCTGATGAAGCTGGGCGTCGGTTCGCGCCTGGAGGCGGCGGCGCTCGCGGCCCGCACGGGGCTGCTGGACCGCGCGGGCCCGGTACCGCACTCTCCGCCGCCGCCGGATCTGTAA
- a CDS encoding serine hydrolase domain-containing protein, producing MSMTIPHTARRTAAVAALALTLLAGLSPTHAHAEQPADALQRDADALRDAGVTGVSVRLDGPHGTRTALSGVGDLDTGAPVPRDEYIRIGSTTKTYVATVALQLVGEGRLSLDDSVERWLPGVVRGHGNDGRRVTVRHILQHTSGLPDYIADVLPEMSAAGYLKHRSTTYSSRQRIAFAMTHPPVFEPGKRWEYSNTNYVLAGMVIEAVTGRSWDQEVEARILRPLGLSRTFNPGDDPRLPRPHARNYQQFEQAGPFTDTTLGYLPFDGDADGGIISTAAETNRFFSALLGGKLLAPAQLAEMRRTVAVPDAPENVPGRRYGLGISWTPLTCGGGYWGHSGSGFGYLAWPATTPDGRTSVTVAVHSRPADEDTAVRHIRATTELVDHALCDRAQQ from the coding sequence ATGTCTATGACCATCCCCCACACCGCCCGCCGCACAGCCGCAGTCGCCGCCCTCGCCCTCACCCTGCTGGCCGGCCTCTCCCCCACCCACGCCCACGCCGAGCAGCCGGCCGACGCCCTGCAACGTGACGCCGATGCCCTGCGCGACGCCGGTGTCACCGGGGTGTCGGTGCGGCTGGACGGACCCCACGGCACCCGGACCGCCCTCAGCGGCGTAGGTGACCTCGACACCGGGGCGCCCGTGCCCCGCGACGAGTACATCCGTATCGGCAGCACCACCAAGACGTACGTCGCCACCGTTGCCCTTCAACTCGTCGGTGAGGGGCGGTTGTCCCTGGACGACAGCGTCGAGCGGTGGCTGCCGGGGGTGGTCCGGGGGCACGGCAACGACGGGCGGCGGGTCACCGTTCGCCACATCCTCCAGCACACCAGCGGGCTGCCCGACTACATCGCGGATGTGCTGCCGGAGATGAGCGCGGCCGGATATCTCAAGCACCGCTCGACGACGTACAGCTCACGGCAGCGCATCGCGTTCGCCATGACGCATCCGCCGGTCTTCGAGCCGGGGAAGCGCTGGGAGTACTCCAACACCAACTACGTCCTGGCCGGCATGGTGATCGAGGCCGTCACCGGGCGGTCCTGGGACCAGGAGGTGGAGGCACGGATCCTGCGCCCGCTGGGGCTCTCACGTACGTTCAACCCGGGCGACGACCCACGTCTCCCCCGGCCGCACGCCCGTAACTACCAGCAGTTCGAGCAGGCCGGGCCGTTCACCGACACCACCCTCGGCTATCTCCCCTTCGACGGCGACGCCGACGGGGGGATCATCAGTACGGCCGCCGAGACCAACCGCTTCTTCTCCGCCCTCCTCGGCGGCAAGCTCCTCGCCCCGGCCCAGCTCGCCGAGATGCGGCGCACGGTGGCCGTACCCGACGCCCCCGAAAACGTGCCGGGCAGGCGTTACGGGCTGGGCATCTCGTGGACGCCGCTGACCTGCGGCGGCGGCTACTGGGGCCACAGCGGCAGCGGCTTCGGCTATCTGGCCTGGCCCGCGACCACACCCGACGGCCGCACCTCGGTCACCGTCGCCGTCCACAGCCGCCCCGCCGACGAGGACACCGCCGTACGCCACATCCGGGCCACCACGGAGCTGGTCGACCACGCCCTGTGCGACCGGGCCCAGCAGTAA
- a CDS encoding DUF397 domain-containing protein has protein sequence MDHAPHWQKSTFSDGGDGNTCVELAAISLHLVGLRESDTPATVLATTHTSVTHLLHHIKAAR, from the coding sequence ATGGACCACGCCCCCCACTGGCAGAAGTCAACGTTCTCCGACGGCGGCGACGGCAATACGTGCGTCGAACTGGCCGCCATATCCCTCCACCTGGTCGGCCTCCGCGAATCCGACACCCCCGCCACTGTCCTCGCCACCACCCACACCTCCGTCACTCACCTCCTCCACCACATAAAGGCCGCACGCTGA
- a CDS encoding DUF397 domain-containing protein — protein MTPPEHWQKSSFSGFGDGNDCVELAAISPHMVGLRESDTPATILTTTPTPVTHLLHAITTGRFRVPRA, from the coding sequence ATGACGCCCCCCGAGCACTGGCAGAAGTCGTCCTTCTCGGGCTTCGGTGACGGCAACGACTGCGTCGAACTGGCCGCCATATCGCCCCACATGGTCGGCCTCCGCGAATCCGACACCCCCGCCACCATCCTCACCACCACCCCGACCCCCGTCACCCACCTCCTCCACGCCATAACCACCGGCAGGTTCCGTGTGCCCCGCGCGTGA
- a CDS encoding helix-turn-helix domain-containing protein encodes MATRRNPTARQVRLGTELRKMRDAAGLKATQAAALLGVSSAQISQIESGIAGVSEERLRRLAAHYACTDQEFIDALVAMATERTQGWWEKYRRLLPASFLDLAELEHHATYRHNVECLYIPGLLQTEQYARAIFSYRVPELPYGELELRVRHRMDRKVAIEGPDAVPYKAVIHESALRIRVGDRAASRAQLARVLELSEADHITVRVIPFDLDGFAGAASAMTYTGGAVPKLDTALRDTPHGTAFIDAEAQLDTLRTLFRRVEAVSLEPERSRDFIFRLMKEL; translated from the coding sequence ATGGCAACGAGGCGAAACCCCACCGCACGGCAGGTGCGTCTGGGCACCGAGTTGCGCAAGATGCGTGACGCCGCAGGTCTGAAGGCCACCCAGGCAGCGGCTCTGCTGGGGGTGAGCTCTGCCCAGATCAGCCAGATCGAGTCCGGTATCGCAGGAGTGAGCGAGGAGCGCCTACGCCGCCTCGCCGCCCACTACGCCTGCACGGACCAGGAGTTTATTGACGCCCTGGTCGCGATGGCGACCGAGCGGACGCAGGGCTGGTGGGAAAAGTACCGGAGGCTGTTGCCCGCGTCGTTCCTGGACCTCGCCGAGTTGGAACACCACGCCACGTATCGGCACAACGTGGAGTGCCTGTACATCCCCGGTCTGCTCCAGACCGAGCAGTACGCCCGCGCGATCTTCTCGTACCGGGTCCCGGAACTTCCCTACGGGGAGCTTGAGTTGCGCGTACGACACCGGATGGACCGGAAGGTCGCCATCGAGGGGCCCGACGCAGTCCCGTACAAGGCAGTGATCCATGAGTCGGCACTGCGCATCAGGGTTGGAGACCGAGCCGCGTCGCGCGCTCAACTCGCCCGCGTCCTGGAACTGTCCGAGGCGGACCACATCACCGTGCGCGTCATCCCCTTCGATCTGGACGGCTTCGCCGGGGCCGCGAGCGCCATGACGTACACAGGCGGGGCGGTACCCAAGCTGGACACGGCATTGCGCGACACCCCGCACGGCACGGCATTCATCGACGCCGAAGCCCAACTCGACACACTTCGAACACTTTTCCGTAGAGTAGAAGCTGTGTCACTGGAACCCGAGCGTTCGCGTGACTTCATCTTCAGGCTGATGAAGGAGCTGTGA
- a CDS encoding ATP-binding protein, translating to MPANDPTDPNEDWDYTLHIPNDPRAVTTSRHTLRLILTMHGLTALLDTAELLATELVSNAVRHTKGPAALRVRRRSGALWLGAWDTDPEPPRPTGRLSEPADAEEGRGLALVRANTPVWGWQPSSRFGHPGKYVWCELMAA from the coding sequence ATGCCCGCAAACGACCCCACCGACCCGAACGAAGACTGGGACTACACCCTCCACATCCCCAACGACCCCCGAGCCGTCACCACCAGCCGTCACACCCTCCGTCTGATCCTGACGATGCACGGCCTGACCGCCCTCCTGGACACCGCCGAACTGCTCGCGACTGAGCTGGTGTCCAACGCCGTACGGCATACCAAGGGCCCGGCCGCCCTGCGCGTCCGCCGGCGGAGCGGCGCGTTGTGGCTCGGCGCATGGGACACCGACCCGGAGCCACCCCGACCGACCGGACGGTTGTCGGAACCGGCCGACGCGGAGGAGGGCCGCGGCCTGGCCCTGGTGCGGGCCAACACCCCCGTGTGGGGCTGGCAGCCGTCGTCACGGTTCGGGCACCCAGGCAAATACGTGTGGTGCGAACTGATGGCCGCGTAG
- a CDS encoding MOSC domain-containing protein produces MSGTVTAVSSNGQYSFTKPNRDSITLLAGLGVEGDVHAGVTVKHRSRVAQDPTRPNLRQVHLIHEELFAEVGAEGFKVVPGDLGENITTRGIDLLGLPVGTLLRIGDDAVLEVTGLRNPCLQIDNFQGGLLKRVVGRDEAGDIVLKAGIMSIVKEGGVVRPGAPIRAELPSGPHRRLERV; encoded by the coding sequence ATGAGCGGGACAGTCACGGCGGTCAGCAGCAACGGCCAGTACTCGTTCACCAAGCCGAACCGGGACAGCATCACGCTGCTCGCCGGGCTCGGTGTGGAGGGTGACGTACATGCCGGGGTGACGGTCAAGCACCGCTCGCGGGTCGCGCAGGACCCCACCCGGCCGAACCTGCGCCAGGTCCACCTGATTCATGAAGAGCTCTTCGCCGAGGTCGGTGCGGAGGGGTTCAAGGTGGTGCCCGGTGACCTCGGCGAGAACATCACCACCCGTGGCATTGATCTGCTCGGCCTGCCCGTCGGCACGCTGCTGCGCATCGGGGACGATGCGGTGCTGGAGGTGACCGGCCTGCGCAATCCCTGCCTGCAGATCGACAACTTCCAGGGCGGGCTGCTGAAGCGGGTTGTCGGCCGCGACGAGGCCGGCGACATCGTGCTCAAGGCGGGAATCATGAGCATCGTGAAGGAGGGCGGCGTGGTGCGGCCGGGCGCCCCGATCAGAGCGGAGCTGCCGAGCGGGCCGCACCGGCGCCTGGAGCGGGTCTGA
- a CDS encoding sodium:solute symporter family protein, with translation MQTPTYTAAELRLPTDWLDYTILAIYFVVVLGIGFAARRSVKTSLDFFLSGRSLPAWVTGLAFIAANLGATEILGMAANSAQYGVYTTHWYWIGAIPAMVFLGLVMMPFYYGSKVRSVPEFLLLRFDRGAHLLSSILFAFAAILIAGVNLYALAIVVEALLGWPEWVSIVVAGFFVLAYITLGGLSSAIYNEVLQFFVILAALIPIAVLGLKKVGGWDGLSDSLAESRGPDFVTAWGGTGIGSDNPLGANWLTIVLGLGFVLSFGYWTTNFAEVQRALSARNLSAAQRTPLIAAFPKIFIVFLVMIPGLVAAVLVPKFGTAESGYQYNDAIPYLMEDLLPNGVLGIAVTGLLAAFMAGMAANVSSFNTVFTNDIWAKYVVRGREDAYYVRFGRLITAIGVLASIGTAFLASSFSNIMSYLQTLFSFFNVPMFVVFIVGMFWRRASMKSGFWGLLAGTTAAMINYFVLYKQDVIAIPSDQGANFVSAIAGFVAGAVVMVAVSLFTAPKPEEDLQGLVYGTRSPGMEEPPAAGDDAWYRRPALLGWGAVVLAAACYIPFSF, from the coding sequence ATGCAGACCCCCACCTACACGGCCGCCGAGCTACGGCTCCCCACCGACTGGCTGGACTACACGATCCTGGCGATCTACTTCGTCGTGGTCCTCGGCATCGGTTTCGCCGCCCGGCGGTCGGTGAAGACGAGCCTCGACTTCTTCCTCTCCGGACGCTCGCTGCCCGCGTGGGTGACCGGCCTCGCGTTCATCGCGGCCAACCTGGGCGCCACCGAGATCCTCGGGATGGCCGCCAACAGCGCGCAGTACGGCGTCTACACCACCCACTGGTACTGGATCGGCGCCATCCCGGCCATGGTCTTCCTCGGCCTGGTGATGATGCCGTTCTACTACGGCAGCAAGGTCCGCTCCGTCCCCGAGTTCCTGCTGCTGCGCTTCGACCGGGGCGCGCATCTGCTGAGCTCGATCCTGTTCGCCTTCGCCGCGATCCTCATCGCCGGGGTGAACCTGTACGCCCTCGCCATCGTCGTCGAGGCACTGCTGGGCTGGCCGGAGTGGGTGTCGATCGTCGTCGCGGGCTTCTTCGTGCTGGCGTACATCACCCTCGGCGGTCTCTCCTCGGCGATCTACAACGAGGTGCTGCAGTTCTTCGTGATCCTCGCCGCCCTGATCCCGATCGCCGTGCTCGGCCTGAAGAAGGTCGGCGGCTGGGACGGCCTGTCCGACTCGCTGGCCGAGAGCCGCGGCCCCGACTTCGTGACGGCCTGGGGCGGCACCGGCATCGGCAGCGACAACCCGCTCGGCGCGAACTGGCTGACCATCGTCCTCGGCCTCGGCTTCGTGCTCTCCTTCGGCTACTGGACGACGAACTTCGCGGAGGTCCAGCGTGCCCTGTCCGCCAGGAACCTCTCGGCCGCCCAGCGCACGCCCCTCATCGCCGCCTTCCCGAAGATCTTCATCGTCTTTCTGGTGATGATCCCGGGGCTGGTCGCGGCGGTGCTGGTCCCGAAGTTCGGCACCGCCGAGTCGGGCTACCAGTACAACGACGCGATCCCGTATCTGATGGAGGATCTGCTCCCGAACGGCGTCCTCGGCATCGCCGTGACGGGCCTGCTGGCCGCCTTCATGGCGGGCATGGCGGCGAACGTCTCGTCCTTCAACACCGTGTTCACGAACGACATCTGGGCGAAGTACGTGGTGCGGGGCCGCGAGGACGCGTACTACGTCCGCTTCGGCCGCCTGATCACCGCGATCGGAGTCCTGGCCTCCATCGGCACGGCCTTCCTGGCGTCCTCCTTCTCCAACATCATGAGCTACCTCCAGACGCTGTTCTCCTTCTTCAACGTGCCGATGTTCGTCGTCTTCATCGTCGGCATGTTCTGGCGGCGGGCGTCGATGAAGTCCGGCTTCTGGGGCCTGCTGGCGGGCACGACGGCCGCGATGATCAACTACTTCGTCCTCTACAAGCAGGACGTCATCGCCATCCCCTCCGACCAGGGCGCCAACTTCGTCTCCGCGATCGCGGGCTTCGTGGCGGGCGCGGTGGTGATGGTGGCGGTCTCCCTCTTCACCGCGCCGAAGCCGGAGGAGGACCTCCAGGGCCTGGTCTACGGCACCCGCTCACCCGGCATGGAGGAGCCGCCCGCCGCGGGCGACGACGCCTGGTACCGCCGGCCGGCCCTGCTGGGCTGGGGCGCGGTCGTGCTGGCCGCGGCCTGCTACATCCCGTTCTCGTTCTGA
- the galT gene encoding galactose-1-phosphate uridylyltransferase, with the protein MKKTSTRLADGRELIYYDLRDDNVRDAVDRRPLERTVTTSEVRRDPLLGDSVAIASHRQGRTYHPPANECPLCPSEGDRLSEIPDSSYDVVVFENRFPSLAGDSGRCEVVCFTSDHNASFADLTEEQARLVLEAWTDRTAELSHLPSVEQVFCFENRGAEIGVTLGHPHGQIYAYPFTTPRTALMLRSLAAHKDATGGENLFDAVLESELAGERVVLETEHWVAFVPFAAHWPYEVHLYPRRRVPDLLALDEDARTEFPQVYLELLRRFDRIFGEGEPPTPYIAAWHQAPFGTLEEFDGVSRDDFALHLELFTIRRTSGKLKFLAGSESGMNVFINDVPPERAAERLREVASS; encoded by the coding sequence GTGAAGAAGACCTCGACCCGGTTGGCCGACGGTCGTGAGCTGATCTACTACGACCTGCGCGACGACAACGTGCGCGACGCGGTGGACAGGCGGCCCCTGGAGCGCACCGTCACCACTTCGGAGGTACGCCGGGACCCGCTGCTCGGCGACTCGGTGGCGATCGCCTCGCACCGCCAGGGCCGTACCTACCACCCGCCGGCGAACGAGTGCCCGCTCTGCCCCTCCGAGGGCGACCGGCTCAGCGAGATACCGGACTCGTCGTACGACGTCGTCGTGTTCGAGAACCGTTTCCCGTCGCTGGCCGGTGACTCCGGCCGTTGCGAGGTCGTCTGCTTCACCTCGGACCACAACGCGTCCTTCGCCGACCTCACCGAGGAGCAGGCGCGCCTGGTCCTGGAGGCGTGGACGGACCGTACGGCCGAGCTGTCGCATCTCCCCTCCGTGGAGCAGGTCTTCTGCTTCGAGAACCGCGGCGCCGAGATCGGCGTGACGCTCGGTCACCCGCACGGCCAGATCTACGCGTACCCCTTCACCACTCCCCGTACCGCCCTGATGCTGCGCTCGCTCGCGGCCCACAAGGACGCCACCGGCGGCGAGAACCTCTTCGACGCCGTACTGGAGAGCGAACTGGCGGGCGAACGGGTGGTCCTGGAGACCGAGCACTGGGTCGCCTTCGTGCCGTTCGCGGCGCACTGGCCGTACGAAGTCCACCTCTACCCTCGCCGCCGGGTGCCGGACCTGCTGGCCCTCGACGAGGACGCGCGCACAGAATTCCCCCAGGTCTATCTGGAACTCTTGAGGCGCTTCGACCGGATCTTCGGTGAGGGCGAGCCTCCGACGCCGTACATCGCGGCCTGGCACCAGGCCCCGTTCGGCACACTGGAGGAGTTCGACGGGGTGAGTCGTGACGACTTCGCACTCCACCTCGAGCTTTTCACCATCCGCCGAACCTCCGGCAAGCTGAAGTTCCTCGCGGGTTCCGAATCCGGCATGAACGTGTTCATCAACGACGTGCCGCCGGAGCGCGCGGCCGAGCGACTGCGAGAGGTAGCGAGTTCATGA
- the galE gene encoding UDP-glucose 4-epimerase GalE, with protein sequence MSGKYLVTGGAGYVGSVVARHLLEAGHEVVVLDNLSTGFREGVPAGASFVEGDIRDAAKWLDPSFDAVLHFAAFSQVGESVVKPEKYWDNNVGGTMALLAAMREAGVRKLVFSSTAATYGEPETTPIVESAPTRPTNPYGASKLAVDHMITGEAAAHGLGAVSLRYFNVAGAYGDCGERHDPESHLIPLVLQVAQGRREAISVFGDDYPTPDGTCIRDYIHVADLAEAHLLAVEAATPGEHLICNLGNGNGFSVREVIETVRKVTGHPIPEVVAPRRGGDPAVLVASAQAARERLGWNPSRADLAGIVADAWEFAQRRAK encoded by the coding sequence ATGAGCGGTAAGTACCTGGTCACAGGTGGCGCGGGTTACGTCGGCAGCGTGGTCGCCCGGCATCTGCTGGAGGCGGGCCACGAGGTCGTCGTCCTCGACAACCTTTCGACGGGCTTCCGCGAGGGCGTGCCGGCGGGGGCGTCCTTCGTCGAGGGCGACATCAGGGACGCCGCCAAGTGGCTGGACCCCTCCTTCGACGCCGTGCTCCACTTCGCCGCGTTCTCGCAGGTCGGCGAGTCGGTCGTCAAGCCCGAGAAGTACTGGGACAACAACGTCGGCGGCACCATGGCCCTGCTGGCCGCGATGCGCGAGGCGGGCGTCCGCAAGCTCGTCTTCTCGTCCACGGCGGCGACGTACGGCGAGCCGGAGACGACCCCCATCGTGGAGTCGGCGCCCACCCGGCCGACCAACCCCTACGGCGCGTCGAAGCTCGCCGTCGACCACATGATCACCGGTGAGGCGGCGGCCCACGGCCTCGGAGCGGTCTCTCTGCGCTACTTCAACGTGGCGGGGGCGTACGGCGACTGCGGCGAGCGCCATGACCCCGAGTCGCACCTGATCCCGCTGGTCCTCCAGGTCGCCCAGGGCAGGCGCGAGGCGATCTCGGTCTTCGGTGACGACTACCCGACCCCCGACGGCACCTGCATCCGTGACTACATCCACGTCGCGGACCTCGCGGAGGCCCACCTGCTGGCGGTCGAGGCGGCCACGCCCGGCGAACACCTCATCTGCAACCTCGGCAACGGCAACGGCTTCTCGGTCCGCGAGGTCATCGAGACCGTCCGCAAGGTGACGGGCCACCCCATCCCGGAGGTCGTGGCCCCGCGCCGCGGCGGCGACCCGGCGGTGCTCGTCGCGTCCGCGCAGGCGGCCCGCGAGCGGCTCGGCTGGAACCCGTCCCGCGCGGACCTCGCGGGGATCGTCGCCGACGCGTGGGAGTTCGCGCAGCGGCGGGCCAAGTAA